In Desulfofundulus kuznetsovii DSM 6115, the following are encoded in one genomic region:
- a CDS encoding DEAD/DEAH box helicase, with protein sequence MSVFQYAATIIDDYKNYVCSFFNIADERIRERVEEELFEKDLLWPEALIQLNPGYETAATVKELCTQGRLHPMCGEIFCHDDGRSLTLYHHQQAAIECALRGEHFVVTSGTGSGKTLTYLIPIFNAVLRDDPGQAKVRAIIVYPMNALVNSQYEALERLAKNYRQRTGQTLPVRFAKYTGQEEREERERILKAPPHILLTNYVMLELMLVRPHERPFVDKTVAGIEFLVFDELHTYRGRQGADVALLIRRLRERCGNPEVICIGTSATMVSGKEVSIVERRQVVASFASKIFGVPVSPENIIEERFRLLAHPDCEVTPGVLRACFDAPLPETVEEILKHPLTWWIEQNFGVSRQPDGSLWRCKPITLTEGAQRLALATGLEETACLERLREMLIRGSRLRNPDNSPVFALKLHQFVSQGSSVYATLEPPASRYITLEGRYYAPDTSSGGERLLYPVEFCRVCGQAYYDVWKNGGEKRFLPREPENEFLDTSNELIAGYLVLGEEVADWTPDAEHLPPEWLDDRGRIKSQYRKVVPQEVWVRPDGTFTEEPAPGAIKALFQPKPFMLCVACGEFYTGRDKYEFRKLARLSSEGRSSATTVMVLAALLHAEREGIAEDIQRKVLSFTDNRQDASLQAGHFNDFVRFSLLRAALYQALETYQELYYDNIADKVLACLGLELRDVASNPELDAGSVQGKRVWKTFRDLVEYRLYEDLQRGWRVIQPNLEQCGLLQIDYLGLAELCADEAKWEGCPPLAAFSPQERYRVAKAFLDYFRKHLAINTPCLQETVQQQLRKRVSQEINDQWYGEDELFWRGKRFILTGLIDPQANARSLGERSLIGRYLRRELSLSPATYWECVTRLVDILCAQGLLVRYREKETEYVQLEAAALVWRLGDGTPPLPDPIYSRRVASPAYLEAQRKINVFFRDFYRLAARRLQRMNGKEHTAQISYEERQKREDYFRKGILKCLFCSPTMELGIDISDLQVVHLRNVPPTPANYAQRSGRAGRRGDPALVLTYCAARSGHDQYFFRHREAMVAGAVQSPRIDLGNEDLIRAHVHAIWLAKTGLPLQSSIADLLETGFEGHPLKEEVKDQINLSEERLKECIREARAVLATCEPDLAASGWYSDEWLEATIHSAAKAFDNAFERWRELYRAAMNQLQEAQHTYYHARRRDQQEEARQKMEEANRQRNLLLNEAGREESDFYPYRYLASEGFLPGYNFPRLPLRAYIPRGDGEFIARPRFLAISEFGPRNIIYHDGAKYEVVSFILPPGGLEARRKKAKVCHICGFYHEEPTVDLCTNCVTRLDASNSEVVVALDMPSVKTRRRERITCEEEERARRGYRIQTYFSFAPGSGSEYRMFSAEVRDDANMPVLRMVYAPSAWLYRLNHGWQNRPPSEHFLINLDTGELWRGAIPGEEEGQTALPARREALRLVVRDTKNVLLIYFLNPDWRGNENFMATLQYALQRGMEKVFQVEEEEIVSERIGAGEFRAILFWEAAEGGVGILRQLVDDHRALALVAQAALERCHFGEGEKDTCVRACYECLLSYTNQSDHSRLDRHLVRDALKQLAKSVTHLRTGQRSYEEQYRWLRSLTDSRSELERRLVDHLYQTKRRLPDDAQKMLKDYPAIPDFFYEPNVCIYCDGSVHDEPQQKEKDRVARQELKELGYRVVVVRYDRDLEEQVREYPDVFGEGRK encoded by the coding sequence ATGAGTGTATTCCAGTATGCTGCTACCATCATTGATGATTACAAAAACTATGTGTGCAGCTTTTTTAATATTGCCGATGAGCGTATCCGGGAGCGAGTGGAAGAAGAGCTCTTTGAAAAGGATTTATTATGGCCGGAGGCACTGATTCAGCTTAACCCGGGGTATGAGACGGCAGCTACGGTGAAGGAGCTTTGTACACAAGGTCGCCTGCATCCTATGTGCGGGGAGATTTTTTGCCATGATGATGGCCGGTCTTTAACCCTTTATCACCATCAACAGGCGGCTATTGAGTGCGCTTTGCGCGGCGAGCATTTCGTTGTGACTAGCGGCACCGGTTCAGGCAAAACCCTGACCTACCTCATTCCCATTTTCAATGCTGTCCTGCGGGACGATCCCGGACAAGCCAAAGTGCGGGCAATTATTGTTTATCCCATGAATGCTTTAGTAAATTCACAGTACGAAGCATTAGAAAGACTCGCAAAAAATTATCGTCAGCGGACCGGCCAAACCCTACCGGTTCGTTTTGCAAAGTATACTGGCCAGGAAGAGCGCGAGGAAAGAGAGCGCATTCTGAAGGCACCGCCTCATATTTTGCTCACCAACTATGTAATGCTCGAATTAATGCTGGTGCGCCCTCACGAGCGCCCCTTTGTGGATAAAACGGTGGCCGGTATAGAATTTCTTGTTTTTGACGAACTGCATACTTACCGCGGACGGCAGGGTGCAGATGTGGCCCTTCTCATTAGGCGCCTGCGTGAGCGTTGCGGTAACCCGGAGGTTATTTGTATTGGGACCAGTGCCACAATGGTAAGCGGTAAAGAGGTAAGCATAGTCGAGCGGCGCCAGGTAGTGGCATCTTTTGCCAGTAAAATATTCGGCGTCCCGGTAAGTCCTGAAAACATAATTGAAGAGCGTTTCCGTCTTCTCGCGCATCCAGACTGCGAGGTCACCCCCGGAGTTCTCCGTGCCTGCTTTGATGCTCCTTTGCCGGAAACGGTGGAGGAAATATTGAAGCATCCCCTTACGTGGTGGATTGAGCAAAACTTTGGGGTAAGCCGGCAGCCGGATGGGTCTCTGTGGCGTTGTAAGCCCATCACGCTTACCGAAGGGGCGCAACGGTTGGCTCTAGCTACGGGGCTGGAAGAGACGGCCTGCCTTGAGCGCTTGCGGGAAATGTTGATCCGGGGAAGCCGCCTAAGAAATCCAGATAACAGTCCGGTGTTTGCCCTCAAACTGCATCAATTTGTGAGCCAGGGAAGTTCGGTATACGCCACCTTAGAGCCTCCCGCCAGCCGGTACATAACGCTGGAGGGCCGCTATTATGCTCCCGATACCAGCTCCGGGGGAGAGCGCCTGCTTTATCCCGTGGAATTTTGCCGCGTTTGTGGCCAGGCATACTATGACGTGTGGAAAAACGGTGGAGAAAAACGTTTTCTGCCACGGGAACCAGAAAACGAATTTTTAGATACTTCTAATGAGCTTATTGCCGGCTACCTGGTGCTTGGAGAGGAAGTTGCAGACTGGACACCAGATGCCGAGCATTTGCCACCAGAGTGGTTGGACGACCGGGGGCGTATTAAGAGCCAATATCGTAAAGTTGTGCCGCAGGAAGTATGGGTGCGTCCTGACGGCACCTTTACGGAAGAGCCTGCACCGGGAGCAATAAAGGCATTGTTTCAACCCAAACCATTTATGCTTTGTGTTGCCTGCGGAGAGTTTTATACGGGGCGCGACAAGTACGAGTTTCGCAAGCTGGCCCGGCTCTCCAGCGAAGGACGCAGCAGCGCGACCACCGTCATGGTCTTGGCAGCATTGCTTCACGCAGAGCGGGAAGGTATCGCCGAAGATATCCAGCGCAAGGTGCTGAGTTTTACTGATAACCGGCAGGATGCTTCTTTGCAGGCCGGGCATTTCAACGATTTCGTGCGTTTTTCGCTCCTGCGGGCAGCTCTCTACCAAGCGCTTGAAACCTACCAGGAGCTTTACTACGATAACATTGCCGATAAAGTACTTGCGTGCTTAGGGCTGGAATTGCGGGACGTAGCCTCCAATCCCGAGTTAGATGCGGGGAGTGTTCAGGGCAAAAGAGTATGGAAAACTTTTCGTGACCTGGTGGAATACCGCCTGTATGAGGATTTGCAGAGGGGCTGGCGGGTCATACAGCCAAACCTGGAGCAATGCGGTCTCTTGCAAATAGACTATCTTGGGCTGGCCGAACTTTGTGCGGATGAAGCCAAGTGGGAAGGCTGCCCGCCGTTGGCGGCGTTTTCTCCTCAGGAGCGCTACCGGGTGGCGAAAGCGTTCCTCGACTACTTCCGCAAACACCTCGCCATTAATACTCCTTGCCTTCAGGAGACTGTCCAGCAACAGTTACGGAAGCGGGTCAGCCAGGAAATTAACGACCAATGGTATGGGGAAGATGAACTTTTTTGGCGCGGGAAGCGGTTTATCCTAACCGGCCTCATTGACCCGCAGGCCAATGCCAGGAGCCTCGGGGAGAGAAGCTTAATTGGGCGATATTTACGCCGCGAGTTGAGCCTTTCGCCAGCCACGTACTGGGAGTGTGTTACCCGTTTGGTGGACATTCTCTGTGCGCAAGGATTGCTGGTGAGGTACCGGGAAAAAGAAACAGAGTACGTGCAGCTTGAGGCTGCTGCGCTTGTGTGGCGCCTCGGCGATGGAACGCCCCCGCTACCGGACCCCATATATTCACGCCGTGTGGCAAGCCCGGCTTACCTTGAGGCACAGCGCAAGATCAATGTCTTCTTCCGGGACTTTTATCGCCTGGCGGCGCGGCGGCTGCAGCGCATGAACGGGAAAGAGCATACTGCCCAGATATCTTACGAAGAGCGGCAGAAACGTGAGGATTATTTCCGGAAAGGTATTTTAAAGTGTCTCTTTTGCTCCCCTACAATGGAGCTTGGCATTGACATTTCCGACCTACAAGTGGTACACCTGCGGAATGTGCCGCCGACGCCGGCCAACTACGCTCAACGAAGTGGGCGGGCGGGACGCCGCGGCGATCCAGCCCTGGTGCTGACCTACTGTGCTGCCCGCAGCGGGCACGATCAGTATTTCTTCCGGCACCGGGAAGCGATGGTGGCTGGTGCTGTGCAAAGCCCCCGCATTGATCTCGGTAACGAGGACCTTATCAGGGCTCATGTGCACGCTATTTGGTTAGCTAAAACGGGACTTCCTTTACAATCGTCAATTGCCGACCTTTTAGAGACAGGATTTGAGGGACATCCGCTTAAAGAAGAGGTCAAAGATCAAATAAACTTATCCGAAGAGCGCCTTAAAGAGTGCATAAGGGAAGCTCGCGCGGTGTTGGCGACCTGCGAACCGGATTTAGCGGCAAGCGGTTGGTACAGCGATGAATGGCTTGAGGCTACCATTCACAGCGCGGCAAAGGCCTTTGATAACGCCTTTGAACGCTGGCGCGAGCTTTACCGTGCAGCCATGAACCAGTTACAAGAGGCTCAACATACTTACTACCATGCGCGCCGCCGCGATCAGCAGGAAGAGGCACGGCAAAAGATGGAAGAAGCCAACCGCCAGCGCAATCTTCTCCTTAATGAGGCTGGCCGCGAAGAATCCGACTTTTATCCTTACCGCTATCTTGCTAGCGAAGGTTTTCTGCCTGGCTATAACTTCCCTCGCCTGCCGCTGCGGGCATACATTCCCCGGGGGGATGGCGAGTTTATCGCGCGGCCCCGTTTTCTGGCTATCAGCGAGTTTGGACCTCGTAACATTATTTATCACGACGGGGCCAAGTACGAGGTGGTATCCTTCATTCTTCCTCCGGGTGGACTTGAGGCACGGCGAAAGAAAGCCAAAGTTTGCCACATTTGCGGTTTTTACCACGAAGAGCCCACCGTGGACCTTTGTACCAACTGCGTTACCCGGCTGGATGCTTCAAATAGCGAGGTTGTGGTTGCCCTGGACATGCCCAGCGTTAAAACGCGCCGTCGCGAGCGCATTACCTGTGAAGAAGAAGAGCGGGCCCGGCGGGGATATCGGATACAAACGTACTTTTCTTTTGCCCCGGGTTCCGGGAGTGAATACCGCATGTTCTCTGCTGAAGTACGTGATGATGCAAACATGCCGGTGCTGCGCATGGTCTACGCACCCTCAGCATGGCTTTACCGTCTTAATCACGGCTGGCAAAATCGTCCACCCTCAGAGCATTTTCTGATCAATTTGGATACGGGCGAGCTCTGGCGCGGGGCGATACCGGGGGAGGAAGAAGGACAGACCGCCTTGCCAGCAAGACGTGAAGCCTTGCGCTTGGTGGTGCGGGATACGAAAAACGTCCTGCTCATCTACTTCCTTAATCCCGACTGGCGCGGCAATGAGAACTTTATGGCTACGCTACAGTATGCTTTGCAACGGGGCATGGAAAAGGTTTTCCAGGTGGAGGAAGAAGAAATTGTTTCTGAGCGCATTGGTGCAGGGGAGTTCCGGGCCATCCTTTTCTGGGAGGCAGCGGAAGGTGGAGTGGGTATTTTGCGGCAACTGGTGGATGATCATCGCGCCCTGGCGTTGGTAGCACAGGCGGCCCTGGAGCGCTGCCACTTTGGCGAAGGTGAAAAAGATACGTGTGTGAGAGCCTGTTACGAATGCCTTCTCTCCTACACCAACCAAAGCGACCACTCCAGGCTTGACCGCCATCTGGTGCGAGATGCGCTAAAGCAGTTGGCCAAAAGCGTTACCCATCTCCGCACAGGGCAACGTTCTTATGAGGAACAATATCGCTGGCTCCGCTCCTTAACCGATTCCCGCTCTGAACTTGAGCGGCGGCTTGTGGATCACCTTTATCAGACCAAACGGCGCCTGCCTGATGATGCGCAAAAAATGCTTAAAGATTACCCTGCTATTCCTGATTTCTTCTACGAGCCAAATGTCTGCATCTATTGTGACGGTAGTGTGCACGACGAGCCACAGCAAAAAGAAAAGGACCGCGTTGCGCGGCAAGAACTTAAAGAACTCGGTTATCGGGTTGTTGTCGTCCGCTATGATCGGGATCTGGAAGAGCAGGTGCGGGAATACCCTGACGTGTTTGGCGAGGGGAGGAAGTAG
- a CDS encoding HNH endonuclease: MEIFRCSPQGGMRRSHRTNTLVIISDHTRSIYQDRWVGDTFHYTGMGQRGDQSLEFMQNKTLAESNQNGVEVHLFEVFVPGKYTYMGRVELAGQPYQEIQPDADGNPRRVWVFPLRLVDTSSPVPIPEEFAILKQKQKE, encoded by the coding sequence GTGGAAATCTTTCGCTGCAGCCCCCAGGGCGGCATGCGTAGATCTCACCGAACTAATACTTTAGTCATTATCTCAGATCATACTCGTTCGATTTATCAAGACCGATGGGTTGGTGATACATTCCATTACACGGGTATGGGGCAGCGGGGAGATCAAAGCCTTGAATTTATGCAAAACAAAACGCTGGCCGAATCAAACCAAAACGGTGTGGAAGTCCACCTATTTGAAGTTTTTGTCCCTGGGAAATATACCTATATGGGGAGGGTAGAATTAGCTGGGCAACCTTATCAGGAAATACAACCCGATGCTGATGGTAACCCGCGCCGAGTGTGGGTCTTCCCTCTTCGGTTAGTAGATACCTCGTCGCCGGTCCCTATACCGGAGGAGTTTGCAATCTTAAAACAAAAACAAAAGGAGTAG
- a CDS encoding (deoxy)nucleoside triphosphate pyrophosphohydrolase, with amino-acid sequence MIKVTAAILIKDGRVLIAKRRANDKLANKWEFPGGKIETGESPEECLRREMREEFQVEITVKEFFGESIYRYDHTTVHLLAYLAHLEKGDLKPTSHAEYRWVSADELDKYDFAPADKPFVEKIQSSRVIE; translated from the coding sequence ATGATCAAAGTTACCGCAGCCATATTAATTAAAGATGGGCGGGTTCTGATTGCTAAACGCAGGGCAAATGATAAGCTGGCTAATAAATGGGAATTCCCCGGTGGCAAAATTGAGACCGGAGAAAGTCCCGAAGAATGTTTGCGTCGGGAAATGCGAGAAGAATTCCAGGTTGAGATAACAGTGAAGGAGTTCTTTGGTGAGAGCATATACCGTTATGATCATACTACCGTTCACCTGCTTGCTTACCTGGCCCATTTGGAAAAAGGGGATCTTAAACCAACAAGCCACGCTGAATATCGCTGGGTAAGTGCAGACGAACTGGACAAATATGATTTTGCACCTGCTGATAAACCGTTCGTAGAAAAAATACAAAGCAGTAGGGTGATAGAATGA
- a CDS encoding DUF262 domain-containing protein, translating to MSKIESREIFVKDLFSDKFLFQIPVYQRPFSWDKDDFDNLFEDIRQSMENGEQNYFLGSIILRTVEKEADGSGLYDLVDGQQRITSLIILLAVMRDLLNNFDRNYAEQIQSLLYQKAAPLLGKKESFRLLVWEREQDFFKENILQEGKTLHDFNLKTLKDAKYKMVLAITIFKQKFINDKGEINKDLLFKMSYYVLNNCLFAYVKTGELTLAFRLFTVLNTRGLPLTASDLLKSYNLAAVPDDNRKKYAQIWENIEDELGKEELERLISFLRDIFIREKAKRTMFEEFEERVFASGVISKGEAFIKYLKNMADIYRERVQNAQISSTSNVYVRYYNLMSLMRDFIPSKDWMSAFLRFCEKFNNENKIMEFLQKIEKRYIVDWVLGFTPTQRLTIIYNIIRLINESTCEDEVINNSLFDTSAREKEFLSAIDSVDFYDKNYSKYVLLRIDLDLSDNQNITKAYKGTITIEHILPRNPSHNEWLDLFDKQARSEWTNKIGNLVLLSRRKNSSANNRPFLEKKKSYFGGSMTDFELTKEIDKYNKWDIQSIQDRQMEMLRRAKKLWL from the coding sequence ATGAGCAAAATTGAATCAAGAGAAATATTTGTTAAGGATTTATTTAGTGATAAGTTTCTGTTTCAAATACCGGTGTATCAGAGGCCGTTTAGCTGGGATAAAGATGATTTTGATAACTTGTTCGAAGATATAAGACAAAGTATGGAAAATGGCGAACAAAATTACTTTCTAGGAAGCATTATTTTGCGAACTGTTGAGAAAGAGGCTGATGGTAGCGGGTTATATGATCTTGTGGATGGTCAGCAGAGAATTACTTCTTTAATTATTCTTTTAGCTGTTATGAGAGACCTCTTAAATAATTTTGACCGTAATTATGCCGAACAAATTCAAAGTTTATTGTACCAAAAAGCAGCCCCACTACTTGGGAAAAAAGAATCATTTCGTCTCTTAGTCTGGGAGCGGGAACAGGATTTCTTTAAAGAGAATATCCTTCAGGAAGGCAAAACTCTTCATGACTTTAACCTTAAAACCTTAAAAGATGCAAAATATAAAATGGTTCTAGCTATTACAATATTTAAGCAGAAATTTATTAATGATAAGGGGGAAATTAATAAAGACCTATTATTTAAAATGAGCTATTATGTTCTAAATAATTGCTTATTTGCGTACGTAAAAACAGGAGAGCTTACTTTGGCCTTCAGGCTTTTTACCGTTTTGAACACTCGGGGTCTTCCTTTGACTGCATCTGATTTATTAAAAAGTTATAACCTGGCAGCTGTTCCCGATGATAATCGTAAAAAATATGCTCAAATATGGGAGAACATAGAAGACGAGTTAGGCAAAGAAGAGTTAGAACGGTTAATAAGCTTCCTTCGTGATATTTTTATTAGAGAAAAAGCTAAAAGAACCATGTTCGAGGAGTTTGAGGAGAGGGTTTTCGCCAGCGGTGTTATTTCTAAAGGTGAAGCTTTTATTAAATATTTAAAAAATATGGCGGACATTTATAGAGAACGAGTTCAAAACGCACAGATAAGCTCGACTTCTAATGTTTACGTAAGGTATTACAACTTGATGTCGTTAATGAGGGATTTTATTCCATCTAAAGACTGGATGTCAGCTTTTCTTAGGTTCTGTGAAAAGTTTAATAATGAAAATAAAATAATGGAATTCCTTCAAAAAATAGAAAAGCGATATATTGTTGATTGGGTGTTAGGCTTTACGCCAACTCAACGCTTAACTATTATTTATAACATTATAAGGCTTATTAATGAATCTACATGTGAAGATGAAGTTATTAATAATTCACTATTTGACACAAGCGCAAGGGAAAAAGAATTTCTATCTGCTATTGATTCAGTCGACTTCTATGACAAAAACTATTCAAAATATGTCTTGCTTAGAATAGATCTCGATCTTTCGGATAACCAGAATATAACAAAAGCATATAAGGGAACTATTACAATTGAACATATATTACCTAGAAATCCAAGTCATAATGAATGGTTAGATTTATTTGATAAGCAAGCACGCTCAGAATGGACTAACAAAATAGGAAATTTGGTCTTATTAAGCCGTAGAAAAAACTCTTCAGCCAACAATCGGCCTTTTCTTGAAAAAAAGAAAAGTTACTTTGGGGGAAGTATGACTGATTTCGAGTTGACTAAAGAAATTGATAAATATAACAAGTGGGATATACAGAGCATTCAAGATAGGCAAATGGAAATGCTAAGAAGAGCTAAAAAGTTGTGGCTATAA
- a CDS encoding Ada metal-binding domain-containing protein has product MGNARSKKFHRPDCEWAAKIAPENRAEFRTRAAAMSEGYEPCKVCRP; this is encoded by the coding sequence ATCGGCAACGCCCGGTCAAAGAAATTCCACCGGCCGGATTGTGAATGGGCAGCCAAAATAGCGCCGGAGAACAGGGCGGAGTTCAGAACGCGAGCAGCAGCAATGAGCGAAGGGTATGAGCCGTGTAAAGTATGTAGACCTTGA
- a CDS encoding thermonuclease family protein produces the protein MFNAELLLQGCAQVMTVPPKVKYADFFAKLQREAREEQKGLWGAAAAAGGAVSSTAAAKEVES, from the coding sequence ATGTTCAACGCTGAACTGCTCCTTCAAGGTTGCGCCCAGGTGATGACCGTCCCGCCCAAGGTGAAGTATGCAGATTTTTTCGCGAAGCTCCAGCGGGAGGCTCGGGAAGAGCAAAAGGGTTTGTGGGGGGCGGCGGCTGCCGCGGGCGGGGCGGTAAGTTCGACGGCGGCAGCTAAAGAGGTAGAGTCGTAG
- a CDS encoding helix-turn-helix transcriptional regulator: MPGRAKKDATRGLRLNMIIDWLNKKTPYGGVTVKELAERFEVSERQIYRDLSAIENYLRVPLVRQETGKTVRVGIKAGYLPGLSPQTATVIFLSLLQQKGSALSGHLNEIKDALVSTLFKYHYDPKELAVEKLQKRIHIVEEALAEPEKVGGLFNALVQAIKDSHRVKIWYYTTHSGEETERVVEPYGLICKHQNWYLVGRCLKRNDIRVFRIDQIKDIFPYTTERFEYPADFSLSGYMASSWGVINDGKVCRVLLKFNKRVAHRVKNVLYHPSQKIEEELPDGSALVSFEVCGIAEMVGWLFQWGDMVEVLEPRWLREEMRALAERVARVYQNNT; this comes from the coding sequence GTGCCGGGTAGAGCAAAAAAAGACGCCACGCGGGGCCTGCGGCTGAACATGATCATCGACTGGCTCAACAAAAAGACCCCTTACGGCGGCGTTACCGTCAAAGAACTGGCCGAAAGGTTTGAAGTGAGCGAGCGCCAAATTTACCGGGACTTAAGCGCCATCGAAAACTACCTGCGCGTTCCCCTGGTCCGCCAGGAGACCGGCAAAACCGTGCGCGTGGGCATAAAGGCCGGCTACCTGCCCGGTTTAAGCCCCCAGACCGCGACGGTCATTTTTTTGAGCCTGCTCCAGCAAAAAGGCTCCGCCCTCTCCGGCCACCTCAACGAAATCAAAGACGCCCTCGTTTCCACCCTCTTCAAGTACCACTACGACCCCAAAGAACTGGCGGTAGAAAAGCTCCAGAAACGCATCCACATCGTGGAAGAGGCCCTGGCCGAACCGGAGAAGGTGGGCGGCCTCTTTAACGCGCTCGTGCAGGCCATCAAGGACTCCCACCGGGTCAAAATCTGGTACTACACCACCCACAGCGGGGAAGAGACCGAACGGGTGGTGGAGCCCTACGGCCTGATCTGCAAGCACCAGAACTGGTACCTGGTCGGCCGCTGCCTGAAAAGAAACGACATCCGGGTCTTTAGGATTGACCAGATCAAAGACATTTTTCCCTATACCACCGAACGCTTTGAATACCCCGCGGATTTCTCCCTCTCCGGCTACATGGCCTCGAGCTGGGGCGTGATCAACGACGGAAAAGTTTGCCGGGTTTTGCTTAAATTTAACAAACGGGTGGCTCACCGGGTGAAAAACGTACTCTATCACCCTTCCCAGAAAATCGAAGAAGAATTGCCCGATGGTTCCGCCCTTGTTTCCTTCGAGGTCTGCGGCATCGCCGAGATGGTGGGCTGGCTCTTCCAGTGGGGAGATATGGTGGAGGTGCTGGAGCCCCGGTGGTTGCGGGAGGAGATGCGCGCGCTGGCAGAGAGGGTCGCCCGGGTTTATCAAAACAATACGTAA
- a CDS encoding ADP-ribosylglycohydrolase family protein, with the protein MDKRERILGGLFGVAVGDALGVPVEFVSREELRKRPVREMTGYGTHYQPPGTWSDDTSLTLCLAESLVEAGYDLADAGKRFIRWYREGCWTPYGKAFDIGGATRRAILRLEGGVDPTLAGPDDEMSNGNGSLMRILPAALYFAGSEEEAMREAVCKISCLTHRHPRSQLACFLYALLVKELFAGNAPGAAYEKMRERAPELCAKTALAGELPHFERILNGSLPGLPEREIRSDGYVVSTLEASVWCLLNNATFSDTVLAAVNLGGDSDTTGAVAGGLAGVCYGYGAIPRRWLEMLARFEEILALEEKFASLLTRNSLH; encoded by the coding sequence GTGGACAAAAGAGAGAGAATCCTGGGCGGACTGTTCGGCGTGGCCGTGGGGGACGCCCTGGGAGTGCCGGTGGAATTTGTTTCCCGGGAGGAGCTGCGCAAAAGACCGGTTCGAGAGATGACCGGCTACGGTACCCACTACCAGCCCCCGGGAACCTGGTCGGACGATACATCTTTGACGCTGTGCCTGGCGGAGAGCCTGGTCGAGGCCGGATACGATCTGGCGGACGCCGGGAAGAGGTTTATCCGGTGGTACCGCGAAGGCTGCTGGACGCCTTATGGGAAGGCATTCGACATCGGCGGCGCCACCCGGCGGGCGATCCTGCGGCTGGAGGGCGGAGTCGATCCCACCCTGGCCGGACCGGACGACGAGATGAGCAACGGCAACGGGTCGCTCATGCGCATTTTGCCGGCGGCGCTGTACTTTGCCGGAAGCGAAGAGGAGGCGATGCGCGAGGCCGTCTGCAAAATCTCCTGCCTCACCCACAGGCATCCGCGCAGCCAGCTGGCCTGCTTCCTTTACGCCCTGCTGGTGAAGGAGTTGTTCGCCGGAAACGCGCCGGGGGCGGCCTACGAAAAAATGAGGGAAAGGGCTCCTGAACTGTGCGCCAAAACTGCCCTGGCCGGGGAACTGCCCCATTTTGAGCGCATTTTAAACGGCTCTCTGCCCGGCCTTCCCGAAAGGGAAATCCGTTCCGACGGCTATGTGGTCAGCACACTGGAGGCGTCCGTCTGGTGCCTGTTGAACAACGCCACTTTTTCCGACACCGTTCTTGCAGCCGTAAATCTCGGCGGCGACTCTGACACCACCGGCGCCGTGGCCGGCGGCCTGGCGGGCGTCTGCTACGGCTACGGCGCAATACCCAGGAGATGGCTGGAAATGCTGGCGCGGTTTGAAGAAATCCTGGCCCTGGAAGAAAAGTTCGCCTCCCTGCTAACCAGAAACAGCCTTCATTAA